The proteins below are encoded in one region of Pirellulales bacterium:
- the scpB gene encoding SMC-Scp complex subunit ScpB, whose translation MLREPAPRSPQILMAFPRPAVGLLLRSVALRYQPRTPRAWQDARPRPVLPSRRGPSTERPGAGSCRRDPVLAMLEAVLLVANEPMTARRLCQAAGLDDPTQARTLVRRLSECYGREQSAFSVEEVAGGWQLMTRPSFGGWLRKLYPTGAMTRLSAPAIETLAVVAYRQPVVRAEVESIRGVQCGEMLRQLMDRDLVRIVGKSHDLGRPFLYGTTPRFLRIFGLRHLDDLPRARELRPAATSLPTNTEVISGPRRDQDLPGTILDLKEEHQS comes from the coding sequence ATGTTGCGAGAACCTGCCCCGCGCAGCCCCCAGATTTTGATGGCTTTCCCCCGACCTGCCGTTGGCTTGCTGTTGCGCAGCGTTGCGCTTCGCTATCAGCCGCGCACGCCGCGTGCTTGGCAAGACGCTCGGCCGCGGCCGGTACTGCCGTCGCGCCGCGGCCCGTCAACGGAACGTCCCGGCGCCGGAAGTTGTCGGCGCGACCCGGTGCTGGCCATGCTCGAGGCCGTGCTGCTCGTGGCCAACGAGCCGATGACCGCGCGGCGACTGTGCCAGGCCGCAGGGCTCGACGATCCTACGCAGGCGCGCACCTTGGTGCGGCGTCTGAGCGAGTGTTACGGGCGTGAGCAGTCCGCGTTTTCCGTCGAGGAAGTGGCCGGCGGTTGGCAGTTGATGACCCGCCCATCATTCGGGGGGTGGTTGCGAAAGCTCTACCCGACAGGCGCCATGACAAGGCTTTCCGCCCCGGCGATCGAGACCTTGGCCGTGGTGGCATACCGACAGCCGGTGGTGCGGGCGGAAGTGGAATCGATCCGCGGCGTGCAATGCGGCGAGATGCTGCGGCAGTTGATGGATCGCGATTTAGTGCGTATCGTCGGCAAATCGCATGACTTGGGGCGACCGTTTTTGTATGGTACCACTCCACGGTTCTTGCGAATCTTTGGACTACGGCACCTGGATGATTTGCCCCGGGCGCGAGAGTTGCGGCCGGCGGCAACCAGCTTGCCAACCAACACTGAAGTCATCTCCGGCCCGCGCCGGGATCAGGATTTACCCGGAACCATTCTTGACCTGAAAGAGGAGCATCAGTCGTGA
- the hemA gene encoding glutamyl-tRNA reductase encodes MKYQICGLSHHTSSVEKRGRLAFSAEQARSALANLRQRFPAAEAVVLSTCNRVEIYTACDAPAGVPTHQEVAEFLADFHGLNLSDIFDDLFERTGEDVVRHLFHVAASLDSMVVGEPHIVAQIKQAYELACERDSTGPLTNQVFQAALRVAKRVTNETSINEKRVSIPSVAIADFAKQIFERFDDKRVLVLGAGEMAEETLRYLQDEGARDVHVLNRNFERAEILARAWQGRAARWEDLNTELTAADLVISTTAATEPIVTRQSFAPVEAARFQRPLFILDLAMPRDFEAAVGECLGVYLYSIDDLREACDRNRREREKEWPAAIRIVEQETARFMADLNHRATGPIIKRLKQGWQQTTHDELRRLLNKLPDLDDREQQEIRQSFDRLINKLLHPPLESLRDEASEGMTHTLLDAFKRLFQLKD; translated from the coding sequence ATGAAGTACCAGATCTGTGGGCTCAGCCATCACACCTCCTCGGTCGAGAAGCGCGGGCGGCTGGCGTTTAGCGCCGAGCAGGCGCGATCGGCGCTGGCGAATCTGCGGCAGCGCTTTCCTGCGGCCGAGGCGGTCGTGCTGTCGACCTGTAATCGGGTCGAAATCTACACCGCCTGCGATGCGCCGGCCGGCGTGCCGACGCACCAGGAAGTGGCCGAATTCCTGGCCGATTTTCATGGCCTGAATCTGTCCGACATCTTCGATGATCTTTTCGAGCGCACCGGCGAAGACGTCGTGCGGCACTTGTTCCACGTCGCCGCCAGTCTCGACAGCATGGTGGTCGGCGAGCCGCACATCGTGGCGCAGATCAAACAGGCGTACGAGCTGGCGTGCGAGCGCGACAGTACCGGTCCGCTCACGAACCAGGTTTTTCAGGCGGCCCTGCGCGTGGCCAAGCGCGTAACCAACGAAACGTCGATCAACGAAAAGCGCGTGAGCATTCCCAGCGTCGCCATCGCCGACTTCGCCAAGCAAATTTTCGAGCGTTTCGACGACAAGCGGGTGCTGGTGCTCGGGGCGGGCGAAATGGCCGAAGAGACGCTGCGCTATCTGCAAGACGAAGGGGCACGTGACGTACACGTGCTGAATCGCAATTTCGAGCGGGCCGAGATCTTGGCCCGGGCCTGGCAAGGCCGGGCCGCTCGGTGGGAAGATCTGAACACGGAGCTGACCGCAGCGGATCTCGTGATCAGCACCACGGCCGCCACCGAGCCGATTGTCACGCGGCAATCGTTTGCGCCGGTTGAAGCCGCGCGGTTTCAACGCCCGCTCTTCATTCTCGACCTGGCCATGCCGCGCGATTTCGAGGCGGCGGTTGGCGAATGCCTGGGAGTCTACCTGTACTCGATCGACGACCTGCGCGAGGCTTGCGACCGCAATCGGCGCGAGCGCGAAAAAGAATGGCCCGCAGCAATCCGCATTGTCGAGCAGGAAACGGCCCGCTTCATGGCCGACTTGAATCATCGCGCCACGGGGCCGATCATCAAGCGGCTGAAACAAGGATGGCAGCAGACGACGCACGACGAATTGCGCCGCCTGCTCAACAAGCTGCCGGATCTCGACGATCGCGAGCAGCAAGAAATCCGACAATCATTCGACCGGCTGATCAACAAGCTCCTGCACCCGCCGCTGGAAAGCCTGCGCGACGAGGCGAGCGAAGGCATGACGCACACGCTGTTGGACGCCTTCAAACGTTTGTTTCAACTCAAGGATTGA